The genomic window AACAGAGAACGTCCCAGATAACCACTGGGCATCACAAGGTTTGTGGAGCTCAAGAGGCGCAGAATGGGCAGAAGGATTGCCTCCAGCATGATGTGCTGAAGGTGCTCCATGATGCTGGCATCGGTAAGACATGGAACCATGTATTTAAGCAGCTGCAGTGAACTGATGATGGCTCCCTCGAGACTGCCAGTTATCCGTTTGGAGCACAGACTAATGAGTTCGCTGATGTGCGGGAAGTACTGCAACAGCAGAAAGTTTTCCCCATAGAGAGCTATAAGCGACAAAGAGAAATCATGATTTTATCATGTGACTAGGATAACTGTAGGTTAGCTCACCTGCAATGGACATGAGGCACTCCAGGACTCGAGCTGCACTCCGGTCGCCCACGACCCTCGCGTTGGCAATGCTGAAGTAATTGAGGTTCGCAGCATCGGGGCTGGAACTGAAACTGGATCCACCATCGTCCACTTCCGGAAGCAGGTTCTCTTGGCCCACATAGCACAGAGAGAGCAGTTTCAGCAGGTTCCTGGTGATGAACCGAGAGGTGAGCACCGGACCCAGCCGATGCGACAGCCACACCAAACTCTCGGCACTCATCTCGCTGATGCGGTTGTTCTGCACGGCCTTGGCTTCCGACAAGCGAGAGATGACCGATGCCTGCAGGGAGTCCGATGCCTCCGCTTCCGTCTCCTCAGCTGCAGGAGGTAGCTGCTCCACCGCCTGGCTGATCAGCTCAAAGCTGTCCACACTCTTCCGGGAACCAATATCACAGTCGATGGCGCTTAGCTGAAAACTACGACGAATGCCACCGGCCGTGGGACACATGGGAATCTCAATGGTGGGCGAGCGGGGTCCTAGGGGAGGTGGAACCAGTACAGGCGGTGTCTGACCCTCTCTTAAAGACAGTTTATCTGGCGATATTCTTGCTCCATAGATGAGCTCGTTGATCACCAGTTTATCCGGGGAGCCATCCGATTCGCGAGCTTCCTCCGCACTGGCAGCACTGGTGCTGGGACGCATGTCAAAGGAGTCAATCGACTTGTTGTCCTGAGTGGACGCCCTGTCCTGGTCATCCTCGAAGGTGAAGAGCTCCTCGATGTCAGGCTTCATTTCTGCAGCCACTGCCCGATGAACTTCATTTTCCGAGGCAAAGTTGAGATTTTTACTCGTCCTTCTGCTGCCGCCACTGTGATAGTGATAGCCATTGCCCTGCTCCGGTTCCTTGTAGCCACCAACTGCTTCAATGAGCGGCGCAATAAAATGATGCAGAAAACAGCGGAGTCCGAAACGCACAATTAGACGAAGCAGGAAACTGTGGTGATAAAGCTTCACCGATTTCCGGGACTTGAACGAACTGCTGGCCGAGAAGCGGAGATGTCCACCACTGCTGGTGGAGCCATTGGAGCCACCGTCGTCCGGCGAACTGACGCTCTCCACATCGTACAGCTTGAGCAGTGGTTGCAGCAGATGCTGTTGCGTTTGGGATACTCCCAATGCCTGTGCAATGGGATCAAACAAGTTCCAGGCAGTCAAAATCGATGTGCGTTCATCTCTCAAAAGATCTATGATGTGCGGAAGCAGCAACTCAACCGGAGTAAATTGCTCATAGGCAAAAGCCATGGGTTCAAGAAGCCTCTTTACATGGGCACAGCATGACATCACCTTACACTCGGCGATCTTACGTTCAAACAGCACTCGCTGACGATCCATCTCCGTGTATCTGTCACATTCCCTGCCTCCTTTGCAACTGAAGTGTGTGTGCAGCTCCAGTAGCACAGCATTAGCCTCAAAAGCATGTAGAGATCTGACCAGAGCATAGACGGCCATGTAGTGGCTAGGGAATGGAAGCAACAAGTTGCTGAACATGGGCTCCAGCAGCTGGGCAGGATTTGGCGGCTGTGGCAAGCCTTGATCCTCCTCTCCGGGCTCCTCCAACTGAAGCAGCAGGCGCACTACTCGACGCACTGGCTTTGGTAGTTCCTGGCGATGGAGCTGTGCCACCGTCCGGCAGGCGGAGAGTCGAGCCTCAAAGGTGGCAGTCAAGCCATTTCCCATCAGAAGGGGTCGCAAACGTTGCATGGCGAAGAGTTCAATGATAAGACATCCCAAGACTTGAAGATCCCTCTCCTTTCTGGCATTCAACAGATGTTGTAGACAATTCCTTTTCTCCCTTAACAGATTCTTTGACTTTGGGGGTATCTCATCACCACTGGCAAACAGTTGATTCGTGAACGAATGTTCCGCTGAGTTCTGCTCGAACATCAGATCACTGCTGATCATCTTCTCTTCGGGATTGGCAGACGCACGTTGTTGTGGGAAAGTGCGTGCGTAAAACGCCTCCAGAGTTTCCAGATTGTGTAGCAACAGAGCAGGATTATAATTCTCCGGCAGTTCAATAAAATTGGTGATTGCATAGAAATTGGAAGCTGTTGCGGATGCAGAACTGCTGTGAAGAGAGCCGGTTGATCCATCATCCCCAAGACGCAGAGATAGATGCGATAATCCGGTTACACTCTCAGCCTGCAGGTTTTCGGTACTTTTGGCCAGACGTTTCGAGGGACTGGCGTACAGTTGGCTTAGCCTGGGTGCAGCTTTACTAAACCAGGGCGTGGCATATCGACGTGGAGGATGTGCACTTGCAAACAGTTGGACGATGCCGCGCTGGCTGAGATTCCTGTGCTGATCCACAAGGGTGAGGCAGACATTCTTTGATTTAACCGCCGCCTTGCCACTCAGCTTGTACCTAACGTGGAATAAGAAAATTAGTAAGAGTCAAATGAGCTAACGTGCATAGAAAACTCACCCGAAGTTGAGATCAATCCAGTGATGCAGTCGCTCGCTTACGTACTGCGACTCCAAGGCCTCGCGGTGCTTGCAGATGAAATCCTCCGGACAGGTGGCCCAAGCAGGCAGCTCGAGATCCGGCAGGTCTTCGTGAATGCTCTTGAATATCATGGGATCTGAGTAGAACTCGGGAATGCACTCGTCTGGCGTCCATTCCTGAAGTCGCTGAATGGACACTGGATACTCGGCGGGCACCCAGATGGGACGCACGTGGGCGCAGAGGATGGCCTGGGGCGTTCTCCTCGCCATATATACGAAGTAGGTGATCTCGGATAGAAAGTCGGAGACATGGTGTGGCGCCTGATCACCGATTGCTGGATAACTACCGTCTGCGCTGCCATGCTGGCTTGCATGGGCGTACATGAGATCCAAATGGACATCGCCCTTGTTCAGACGATACTTGCTCTTCGTCAAATCCCGCCATGCGCCACCACCGCGTCCACTGAAGTCAGTAACCCACGGCATGATGTGGTGATAGGCGGCATTGGTCAGACTCCTGCCACACGCATTGTTCAGGATAGTAAGGTAGTCGAAATTGGACAGCTGACCATTGCACCACATCTCGGCGTACTCGCGCAAGTTGAAGTGGGCGGGATCGTAGGCGAATCGCAGGTCGAACATGGTGCTGCTGGATGGAAGTGGTTGCTGCGAGTCCTTCGCCTCTCCAAAATCCTCGCTGGCCAGTGGCGTAAGTGGCGACATGTCCTCCCCAGCTGGATCATCGTCCAGCAGATTGCACTGCAGCCGAGGCAGCACCTGCAGCCAGAGATTCTCTCGCAGCACAATGTCCTGCAGACGCAGATCGCCCAGAAAAAGGCCCTGCCCCTGGAGATGCTTGGCCAGCTGCAGGATCTGGTAGATCACAAATAGTGTCTTGTTGTAATTCTTTCCCAACAGAGCCGGACTGAAGGTGATGCAATCGTACAGGCTGCATTCCAGAGCTGGAGGATAAAAGAAGACGCTGATGTGCGTGGAGGACTCAATGGCCACCAGCGCGGGCAAGACGTTCGCATGACAGCTGCCCACAGCAGCTGAGCACGAGTTGGCATTGGATGAGTCACTAAACCCGTCACGATCTAGCTGACAGTGCAGCACGGGGCAGTGATACACCCGCTGGATGAGCTCTTTGAGCACTACATCATGTGGTTGCAGCTGGCCCTGACCACTTGGTGGCTTCGTGGAGGGCGCTGAAGGTGTTGATCTGCACATTTTGACATGGGCGCCATTGTACTTTCTGTAAGCCTCCTCCCAAAGCTGCTTAAAGTTGCTGTGGGCCACAAAGGACACTGCCTGCGAGTAGGAGAGTGGCTGTTCGGATGAACACGCATCTCCCGAGATCCTGGGCAGCGGGTACACCCTCGACTGCGGCTGCTTCCTATAGGTCTGCACCAAAATCCGCGTCCACGGGTGCTCCAACTGGCCAGCGGGATAGGCCCTGCGATCCAGCAGTGGCCAACTGGGAAAGTGAGTCAACCGCCTGTGCCGCTCCAGCGATTGCAGCCACGCCTTGTCGCAGATCAACTGGTATCTACCATCGCCGCCCGCCTCGCAAACATGCTGCGGATCCACTCCGATTTCTGGCCAAATCTGCTCGCTGTCGCCCATTTTCATAGAGGGGGGTGCTCCAAGTGGGCAATCCTGCGATTTCAATCCGCTGCTGCCTGCCGCC from Drosophila yakuba strain Tai18E2 chromosome 2L, Prin_Dyak_Tai18E2_2.1, whole genome shotgun sequence includes these protein-coding regions:
- the LOC6527335 gene encoding WD repeat-containing protein 81 encodes the protein MKMGDSEQIWPEIGVDPQHVCEAGGDGRYQLICDKAWLQSLERHRRLTHFPSWPLLDRRAYPAGQLEHPWTRILVQTYRKQPQSRVYPLPRISGDACSSEQPLSYSQAVSFVAHSNFKQLWEEAYRKYNGAHVKMCRSTPSAPSTKPPSGQGQLQPHDVVLKELIQRVYHCPVLHCQLDRDGFSDSSNANSCSAAVGSCHANVLPALVAIESSTHISVFFYPPALECSLYDCITFSPALLGKNYNKTLFVIYQILQLAKHLQGQGLFLGDLRLQDIVLRENLWLQVLPRLQCNLLDDDPAGEDMSPLTPLASEDFGEAKDSQQPLPSSSTMFDLRFAYDPAHFNLREYAEMWCNGQLSNFDYLTILNNACGRSLTNAAYHHIMPWVTDFSGRGGGAWRDLTKSKYRLNKGDVHLDLMYAHASQHGSADGSYPAIGDQAPHHVSDFLSEITYFVYMARRTPQAILCAHVRPIWVPAEYPVSIQRLQEWTPDECIPEFYSDPMIFKSIHEDLPDLELPAWATCPEDFICKHREALESQYVSERLHHWIDLNFGYKLSGKAAVKSKNVCLTLVDQHRNLSQRGIVQLFASAHPPRRYATPWFSKAAPRLSQLYASPSKRLAKSTENLQAESVTGLSHLSLRLGDDGSTGSLHSSSASATASNFYAITNFIELPENYNPALLLHNLETLEAFYARTFPQQRASANPEEKMISSDLMFEQNSAEHSFTNQLFASGDEIPPKSKNLLREKRNCLQHLLNARKERDLQVLGCLIIELFAMQRLRPLLMGNGLTATFEARLSACRTVAQLHRQELPKPVRRVVRLLLQLEEPGEEDQGLPQPPNPAQLLEPMFSNLLLPFPSHYMAVYALVRSLHAFEANAVLLELHTHFSCKGGRECDRYTEMDRQRVLFERKIAECKVMSCCAHVKRLLEPMAFAYEQFTPVELLLPHIIDLLRDERTSILTAWNLFDPIAQALGVSQTQQHLLQPLLKLYDVESVSSPDDGGSNGSTSSGGHLRFSASSSFKSRKSVKLYHHSFLLRLIVRFGLRCFLHHFIAPLIEAVGGYKEPEQGNGYHYHSGGSRRTSKNLNFASENEVHRAVAAEMKPDIEELFTFEDDQDRASTQDNKSIDSFDMRPSTSAASAEEARESDGSPDKLVINELIYGARISPDKLSLREGQTPPVLVPPPLGPRSPTIEIPMCPTAGGIRRSFQLSAIDCDIGSRKSVDSFELISQAVEQLPPAAEETEAEASDSLQASVISRLSEAKAVQNNRISEMSAESLVWLSHRLGPVLTSRFITRNLLKLLSLCYVGQENLLPEVDDGGSSFSSSPDAANLNYFSIANARVVGDRSAARVLECLMSIAALYGENFLLLQYFPHISELISLCSKRITGSLEGAIISSLQLLKYMVPCLTDASIMEHLQHIMLEAILLPILRLLSSTNLVMPSGYLGRSLLARKFLDAIYALSVRLGSDMTREHLCQPLLNPFFLIFNKAFGLPNDFACDLANLSLVGGASQPERALEELRDVFGPELAHTAYLTFLRFLGEANMKRTLSNLDFVLTLCHEHEQPNGQSKTQLATSVSSGQDVDSVDASCELAANSFGTQIVGNRLQVARNNVELIDMVAYKLDQMPKTRHLKGNWLAYWRNETTRNEKDTQTLNLKQIRLQSFVGHTNSVRAIYALDNENSFISASKDKTVKLWSLRSEGDGRKTSACQFTYTAHKKSINSLGFLESLRYVVSCDSGIHLWDPFIGRPLGILDAPRHSAVTVVKCLPSHSPLVIAGTAESTVKMVDARSCEYVNEWRVCNASLPNATVRCLAVAPSGNWLAAGLSSGCIVQLDTRTGMVINSWRPMECDLLQLAAPSDQFLVSSALDHSLAVWHALDGIMHYQLKPPPEPAHFLQSVGPSLVYATTGNRVGVYADVAHSHAFSTITKLRSETFRGVLTSLAVLPLNRAFLAGNESGNIALLC